A genomic window from Micromonospora ferruginea includes:
- a CDS encoding roadblock/LC7 domain-containing protein has product MNRPAAMQDMGWLLTNFADSVAGIAHVVAVSADGLLLASSRDLPGDRADQLAAITSGVVSLTEGAARMFSAGGVLQTVIEMDSGYLFLMSISDGSSMAVLAARSCDVGQVGYEMALLVERVGQALVPLPRDAVRS; this is encoded by the coding sequence ATGAACAGGCCTGCGGCCATGCAGGACATGGGTTGGTTGCTCACCAACTTCGCCGACAGCGTGGCGGGCATCGCGCACGTGGTGGCGGTGTCCGCGGACGGGTTGCTCCTCGCCTCCTCCCGGGACCTGCCCGGTGACCGCGCCGACCAGCTCGCCGCGATCACCTCCGGCGTGGTCAGCCTCACCGAGGGCGCGGCGCGGATGTTCAGCGCCGGCGGGGTGTTGCAGACCGTCATCGAGATGGACAGCGGATACCTCTTCCTGATGTCCATCAGCGACGGCTCGTCGATGGCCGTGCTCGCGGCCCGTAGCTGCGACGTCGGCCAGGTGGGCTACGAGATGGCGCTGCTGGTGGAACGGGTCGGCCAGGCGTTGGTGCCGCTGCCCAGGGATGCCGTCCGGTCCTGA
- a CDS encoding DUF742 domain-containing protein: MEPRRDPRGALVRPYAVTRGRTEPLQNIALEAVLSSTATQSAEARFAGHDKYRISSVCEGRAQSLAEIAAYTRMPLGVTRVLVADMVAEGLLTLHSAAPATGFAARMNLLGRVLSGLREL; this comes from the coding sequence ATGGAACCGCGACGTGATCCGCGCGGCGCGCTGGTGCGACCGTACGCGGTCACCCGCGGCCGTACCGAGCCGTTGCAGAACATCGCGCTCGAGGCGGTGCTGTCGAGCACGGCCACCCAGTCGGCCGAGGCGCGTTTCGCCGGGCACGACAAGTACCGCATCTCCTCGGTCTGTGAAGGCCGGGCGCAGTCGCTGGCGGAGATCGCCGCTTACACCCGGATGCCGCTGGGCGTCACCCGGGTGCTGGTCGCCGACATGGTGGCCGAGGGCCTGCTGACGCTACACAGTGCCGCTCCCGCGACGGGTTTCGCGGCGCGGATGAACCTGCTTGGAAGGGTGCTAAGTGGACTTCGCGAACTATGA
- a CDS encoding GTP-binding protein produces the protein MDFANYDPDGASRGREIISAKIVVAGGFGVGKTTLVGAISEIQPLTTEALMTAAGVGIDDSSKVPGKETTTVAMDFGRITMAEDLILYLFGTPGQTRFWFMWDEIIRGAVGAAVLVDTRRITDAFAPLDYFENRKLPYVVALNRFDDAPHYELEEIREALAISPDVPMVMCDARRRDSVKQVLVTVVEHAMLRLQAEHGYPASVG, from the coding sequence GTGGACTTCGCGAACTATGACCCCGACGGGGCGAGCCGCGGCCGGGAGATCATCTCCGCGAAGATCGTGGTCGCGGGTGGCTTCGGGGTGGGCAAGACCACCCTGGTCGGGGCGATCTCCGAGATCCAGCCGCTGACCACCGAGGCGTTGATGACCGCCGCCGGCGTGGGCATCGACGATTCGTCGAAGGTGCCGGGCAAGGAGACCACCACGGTCGCCATGGACTTCGGCCGGATCACCATGGCCGAGGACCTGATCCTCTACCTCTTCGGGACCCCGGGGCAGACCCGCTTCTGGTTCATGTGGGACGAGATCATCCGGGGCGCGGTGGGCGCGGCGGTGCTGGTGGACACCCGTCGGATCACCGACGCGTTCGCGCCGCTGGACTACTTCGAGAACCGCAAGTTGCCGTACGTGGTGGCGCTGAACCGGTTCGACGACGCGCCGCACTACGAGCTGGAGGAGATCCGCGAGGCGCTCGCCATCTCGCCGGACGTGCCGATGGTCATGTGCGACGCCCGCCGGCGGGACTCGGTGAAGCAGGTGCTGGTGACCGTGGTGGAGCACGCCATGCTCCGGCTCCAGGCCGAGCACGGTTACCCGGCGTCGGTGGGCTGA
- a CDS encoding ferritin family protein translates to MRTVRGITALVVGALLGVGLVGVPAQAAAVTNPRTRANTLTAMEGEAFAHAKYLAYGAEAARTGHDDIADLFRSTGDTELNEHFTEEAALIDFVGSDVADLRTSINGEWHEATVVYPGFARQARRDRCPRAARLFDELAADEARHATQFRLALYALTHPGSGVRVPTGEAVPPVPIVAGTPVCSGATQANLEATMRGEAFAYARYTLYARHARDGGRLRLAQLWENTAGQELGEHFSEAATLAGLVRTDADNLRDAIDGEVYEAGTMYPAFSRQAASVGEDAAADLFAEIAHDEAGHASAFLLALVDLQVGGGGDRAARGA, encoded by the coding sequence ATGCGGACAGTCAGAGGCATCACCGCGCTGGTCGTCGGCGCCCTGCTCGGTGTGGGCCTGGTGGGAGTGCCCGCCCAGGCGGCGGCGGTGACGAACCCCAGGACCCGCGCCAACACGCTGACGGCGATGGAAGGGGAGGCATTCGCCCACGCCAAGTACCTCGCGTACGGCGCGGAGGCGGCGCGCACCGGCCACGACGACATCGCCGACCTGTTCCGGTCCACCGGCGACACCGAGCTGAACGAGCACTTCACCGAGGAAGCGGCGCTGATCGACTTCGTCGGATCCGACGTGGCCGACCTGCGGACGTCGATCAACGGCGAGTGGCACGAGGCCACCGTCGTCTATCCGGGGTTCGCCCGGCAGGCCCGCCGCGACCGCTGCCCCCGGGCGGCCCGACTCTTCGACGAGCTGGCGGCCGACGAGGCGAGGCATGCCACCCAGTTCCGCCTCGCCCTCTACGCGCTCACCCACCCGGGCTCGGGGGTACGGGTCCCGACGGGCGAGGCCGTCCCGCCGGTCCCGATCGTCGCCGGGACACCGGTGTGCTCCGGCGCGACGCAGGCCAACCTGGAGGCGACGATGCGTGGCGAGGCGTTCGCGTACGCCAGGTACACGCTCTACGCCCGGCACGCGCGCGACGGCGGCCGGCTGCGGCTGGCCCAGCTCTGGGAGAACACCGCCGGCCAGGAACTCGGCGAGCACTTCAGCGAGGCGGCCACGCTCGCCGGCCTGGTCCGCACCGACGCCGACAACCTCCGCGACGCGATCGACGGCGAGGTCTACGAGGCGGGCACCATGTACCCGGCCTTCTCCCGGCAGGCGGCCTCGGTGGGCGAGGACGCGGCGGCGGACCTGTTCGCCGAGATCGCGCACGACGAGGCCGGCCACGCGTCCGCGTTCCTGCTCGCCCTGGTCGACCTCCAGGTCGGCGGCGGGGGCGACCGCGCGGCCCGGGGGGCCTGA
- a CDS encoding uroporphyrinogen-III synthase codes for MRDELAGFTIGVTADRRRDELAALFQRRGARVVLAPALRIVPLADDSDLREATRACLEHPPDVLMANTGIGMRGWLEAAEGWGLAEPLHRTLADAYVVSRGPKATGAIRAAGLREHWSPASESCDEVVEHLVRRGVAGQVVALQLHGDRQPECTEALVTAGATVIEVPVYRWAPPADPAPLHRLIDLVAGRLVDAVTFTSAPAAEALLRAAGDRTETVLAALRGDVLAGCVGTVTAEPLVRRGVPVSAPSRARLGALVRTIVEELPRRTVSVKAAGHLLTLRGHAAVVDGELRQLAPAPMAVLRALAASPGKVLSRTALLRTLPRGADEHAVEMAVARLRVGLKAPRVVQTVVKRGYRLRVD; via the coding sequence ATGCGGGACGAACTGGCGGGCTTCACCATCGGGGTCACCGCGGACCGGCGGCGCGACGAACTGGCCGCGCTGTTCCAGCGCCGTGGCGCCCGGGTGGTGCTCGCCCCGGCGCTGCGGATCGTGCCGCTGGCCGACGACAGCGACCTGCGCGAGGCCACCCGGGCCTGCCTGGAGCACCCGCCGGACGTGTTGATGGCGAACACCGGCATCGGGATGCGGGGCTGGCTGGAGGCGGCCGAGGGCTGGGGCCTGGCCGAGCCGCTGCACCGCACGCTGGCGGACGCGTACGTGGTGTCGCGGGGGCCGAAGGCGACCGGGGCGATCCGCGCCGCCGGCCTGCGTGAGCACTGGTCGCCCGCCTCGGAGAGCTGCGACGAGGTGGTCGAGCACCTGGTCCGGCGCGGCGTTGCCGGTCAGGTGGTGGCGCTGCAACTGCACGGCGACCGGCAACCGGAGTGCACCGAGGCGCTGGTCACGGCCGGGGCCACGGTGATCGAGGTGCCGGTCTACCGGTGGGCGCCGCCGGCCGACCCGGCACCGCTGCACCGGCTCATCGACCTGGTCGCCGGGCGGCTGGTCGACGCGGTCACGTTCACCTCCGCCCCGGCGGCCGAGGCGCTGCTGCGGGCGGCCGGGGACCGGACCGAGACGGTGCTGGCGGCGTTGCGCGGCGACGTGCTGGCCGGATGCGTGGGCACGGTCACCGCCGAGCCGCTGGTGCGGCGTGGGGTGCCGGTGAGCGCGCCGAGCCGGGCCCGGCTCGGCGCGCTGGTCCGCACGATCGTCGAGGAGCTGCCCCGCCGGACGGTCTCGGTGAAGGCCGCCGGGCACCTGCTCACGCTGCGCGGGCACGCCGCCGTGGTGGACGGCGAGCTGCGCCAGTTGGCGCCGGCCCCGATGGCCGTGCTGCGGGCCCTGGCGGCGTCACCGGGGAAGGTGCTCTCCCGCACCGCGCTGCTGCGGACGCTGCCGCGCGGTGCGGACGAGCACGCCGTCGAGATGGCGGTGGCCCGGCTGCGGGTGGGGCTGAAGGCGCCCCGGGTGGTGCAGACCGTGGTGAAGCGCGGCTACCGCCTGCGAGTGGACTGA
- the nirD gene encoding nitrite reductase small subunit NirD, whose protein sequence is MSRATTPAWTPVCPLDRLDEDRGVAALVDGVQVALFRTADGLFAVDNLDPVGDAYVMSRGLVGSRGEVRTLASPLHKQVYDLTTGRCLDVAGVTLRRHRVRCRDGLVEVRLRQEE, encoded by the coding sequence ATGAGCCGCGCGACGACGCCGGCCTGGACGCCGGTCTGCCCGCTGGACCGGCTCGACGAGGATCGCGGCGTCGCCGCCCTGGTCGACGGCGTGCAGGTCGCGCTCTTCCGCACCGCCGACGGGCTCTTCGCGGTGGACAACCTGGACCCGGTCGGCGACGCGTACGTGATGTCGCGGGGTCTGGTGGGCAGCCGGGGCGAGGTGCGGACGCTCGCCTCCCCCCTGCACAAGCAGGTCTACGACCTCACCACCGGGCGATGCCTGGACGTCGCGGGGGTGACGCTGCGGCGGCACCGGGTGCGCTGCCGGGACGGCCTGGTCGAGGTGCGGCTGCGGCAGGAGGAGTGA
- the nirB gene encoding nitrite reductase large subunit NirB: MSERGGRLVVVGNGMVGQRFVEALRARDRDGRWRVTVLAEERRPAYDRVRLSAVFDGVDADELSLHTPDDGVDLRLGEPATGIDRARRVVTTATGEIRYDALVLATGSAPFVPPVEGTDLPGVFVYRTLDDLTAIREHARGRHTGAVIGGGLLGLEAANALRLLGLATAVVEFAPRLMPVQVDEAGGAMLRRYVAELGVTTYLGVATTALRAGPDGAVAALALADGRTVDAELVVVAAGIRPRDELARAAGLPLGPRGGVLVDATCRSADERIWAVGECAAVDGTCHGLVAPGYATAEVVADRLLGGAATFPGADTATKLKLLGVDVASFGDAHGVTAGSLDVTYTDPATRSYAKLVLSDDARTLLGGVLVGDASAYPALRASVGGPLPAPPLALLAPAGGPGAGAGALPAGAQVCSCNAVTRADLDAAIAGGATDVPALKECTRAGTSCGSCVPMLKQLLDAAGVRQSTALCEHFDLGRQELFDLIRVRGIRTFSRLVAEHGRGNGCDICKPVVASILASLGAGHVLDGEAASLQDTNDHFLANLQRDGSYSVVPRIPGGEITPEKLIAIGEVARDFRLYTKITGGQRIDLFGARVDQLPQIWRRLVDAGFESGHAYGKALRTVKSCVGDTWCRYGVQDAVGLAIALELRYRGLRAPHKLKSAVSGCARECAEARGKDFGVIATETGWNLYVGGNGGFRPRHADLFATDLSTEALITMIDRFLIYYIRTADRLQRTAAWIEAMDGGLDHLRSVLVDDSLGLCADLDAAMARHVAGYSDEWRDVLEDPVRLRRFTSFVNAPDVPDPSITFAVERGQPVPARGAPPGPDRRRQPVALGLPEVRR, from the coding sequence ATGAGCGAGCGGGGCGGCCGGCTGGTGGTGGTCGGCAACGGCATGGTCGGGCAGCGCTTCGTCGAGGCGCTGCGGGCCCGCGACCGGGACGGGCGGTGGCGGGTCACGGTGCTCGCCGAGGAGCGGCGCCCGGCGTACGACCGGGTGCGGCTCTCGGCCGTCTTCGACGGGGTCGACGCGGACGAGCTGAGCCTGCACACCCCGGACGACGGGGTGGACCTGCGGCTGGGTGAACCGGCCACCGGTATCGACCGGGCCCGGCGGGTGGTGACCACGGCGACCGGCGAGATCCGGTACGACGCGCTGGTGCTGGCCACCGGGTCGGCCCCGTTCGTGCCGCCGGTCGAGGGCACCGACCTGCCGGGCGTCTTCGTCTACCGGACGCTCGACGACCTGACCGCGATCCGGGAGCACGCCCGGGGGCGGCACACCGGCGCGGTGATCGGCGGCGGGCTGCTCGGCCTGGAGGCGGCGAACGCGCTGCGGCTGCTCGGGCTCGCGACCGCGGTGGTCGAGTTCGCGCCCCGGCTGATGCCGGTGCAGGTGGACGAGGCCGGCGGGGCGATGCTCCGTCGCTACGTGGCGGAGCTGGGCGTCACCACGTACCTCGGGGTGGCCACCACGGCGCTGCGGGCCGGGCCGGACGGCGCGGTGGCCGCGCTCGCCCTCGCCGACGGCCGCACCGTCGACGCGGAGCTGGTGGTGGTGGCCGCCGGCATCCGGCCCCGGGACGAGCTGGCGCGGGCGGCCGGGCTGCCGCTCGGCCCGCGCGGCGGGGTGCTGGTGGACGCGACCTGCCGGAGCGCGGACGAGCGGATCTGGGCGGTCGGCGAGTGTGCGGCGGTGGACGGCACCTGTCACGGGCTGGTCGCGCCCGGGTACGCGACCGCCGAGGTGGTGGCCGACCGGCTGCTCGGTGGCGCGGCCACGTTCCCCGGCGCGGACACCGCGACCAAGCTCAAGCTGCTCGGCGTGGACGTGGCCTCGTTCGGCGACGCGCACGGCGTCACCGCCGGCAGTCTCGACGTGACCTACACCGACCCGGCCACCCGGTCGTACGCGAAGCTGGTCCTCTCCGACGACGCGCGGACGCTGCTCGGCGGCGTGCTGGTCGGGGACGCGAGCGCCTACCCGGCGCTGCGGGCGAGCGTCGGCGGGCCGCTGCCCGCTCCCCCGCTGGCGCTGCTCGCCCCGGCCGGCGGGCCGGGCGCCGGCGCCGGCGCGCTGCCGGCCGGCGCCCAGGTCTGCTCCTGCAACGCGGTGACCCGGGCCGACCTGGACGCGGCGATCGCCGGCGGGGCGACCGACGTGCCGGCCTTGAAGGAGTGCACCCGGGCCGGCACGAGCTGCGGCTCCTGCGTGCCGATGCTGAAGCAGTTGCTGGACGCCGCCGGGGTGCGGCAGTCCACCGCGCTCTGCGAGCACTTCGACCTCGGCCGGCAGGAGTTGTTCGACCTGATCCGGGTGCGCGGCATCCGGACGTTCTCGCGGCTCGTCGCCGAGCACGGGCGCGGGAACGGCTGCGACATCTGCAAGCCGGTGGTGGCCTCGATCCTGGCCTCGCTCGGCGCCGGCCACGTGCTCGACGGCGAGGCGGCGTCGTTGCAGGACACCAACGACCACTTTCTGGCCAACCTGCAACGCGACGGCAGCTACTCGGTGGTGCCCCGGATCCCCGGCGGCGAGATCACCCCGGAGAAGTTGATCGCGATCGGTGAGGTGGCCCGCGACTTCCGGCTCTACACGAAGATCACCGGCGGGCAGCGGATCGACCTGTTCGGCGCGCGGGTCGACCAGCTCCCGCAGATCTGGCGGCGGCTGGTGGACGCCGGTTTCGAGTCCGGTCACGCGTACGGCAAGGCGTTGCGCACGGTGAAGTCCTGCGTCGGCGACACCTGGTGCCGGTACGGCGTGCAGGACGCGGTCGGCCTGGCGATCGCGTTGGAGCTGCGCTATCGGGGCCTGCGCGCGCCGCACAAGCTGAAGTCGGCGGTCTCCGGTTGCGCCCGGGAGTGCGCCGAGGCGCGCGGCAAGGACTTCGGCGTCATCGCCACCGAGACCGGCTGGAACCTCTACGTCGGCGGCAACGGCGGCTTCCGGCCCCGGCACGCCGACCTGTTCGCCACCGACCTGTCGACGGAAGCGCTGATCACCATGATCGACCGGTTCCTGATCTACTACATCCGCACCGCCGACCGGTTGCAGCGCACGGCCGCCTGGATCGAGGCCATGGACGGTGGGCTCGACCACCTCCGGTCGGTGCTGGTGGACGACTCGCTCGGGCTCTGCGCCGACCTCGACGCGGCCATGGCCCGGCACGTCGCCGGCTACTCCGACGAGTGGCGGGACGTGCTGGAGGACCCGGTGCGGCTGCGCCGCTTCACCTCCTTCGTCAACGCGCCGGACGTGCCGGACCCGTCCATCACCTTCGCGGTGGAGCGGGGCCAGCCGGTGCCGGCGCGCGGCGCGCCGCCGGGCCCCGACCGCCGCCGCCAACCCGTCGCGCTGGGCCTGCCGGAGGTACGGCGATGA
- a CDS encoding molybdopterin oxidoreductase family protein — MTDGARVATQPGVRPREAATHCPYCALQCGMVLRDSAVGVEVAPRDFPTNRGGLCQKGWTAAELLDHPERLTTPLLRDRPGGELRPAGWDEALDRVAAGLRAVADRHGPDAVAVFGGGGLTNEKAYALGRFARVTLGTRHVDYNGRWCMSSAAAAGNRAFGVDRGLPFPLADLGRADTLLLVGANPAETMPPLMRHVTDLRERGGRLIVVDPRATATARQADLHLQPLPGTDLAVANALLHIALTEGHVDRAYVAARTTGFDEVRRTVAGYWPAAVERLSGVPVADLEATARALAGAERAIILTARGAEQHAKGVDTVTAFVNLALALGLPGRPGSGYGCLTGQGNGQGGREHGQKADQLPGYRRIDDPAAREHVAGVWGVDPATLPGPGVPAYQLLDSLGTDAGARALLVFGSNPVVSAPRAARIESRLRDLDLLVVADFLRSETAELADVVLPVAQWAEEDGTMTNLEGRVLRRRALRQPPAGVRTDLEVLSALAGRLTGAPLPTDPREVFEELRRASAGGPADYAGITWDRIDADTGVFWPCPDPDGPDRPRLFADRFPTPDGRARFHPVTHRPAAEPVCADYPLHFTTGRVLAHYQSGAQTRRVAALRRAAPEGFVELHPDLAARLGVTEGTPVRVVSRRGELRAPARLSPTIRPDTVFAPFHWPGAARANSVTNDAVDPVSGMPEFKVCAVRVEPA; from the coding sequence ATGACAGACGGTGCACGCGTGGCGACGCAACCGGGGGTGCGCCCCCGGGAGGCGGCCACGCACTGCCCGTACTGCGCGTTGCAGTGCGGCATGGTGCTGCGCGACTCCGCCGTCGGCGTCGAGGTCGCGCCCCGGGACTTCCCCACCAACCGCGGCGGGCTGTGCCAGAAGGGCTGGACCGCCGCCGAGTTGCTCGACCACCCGGAGCGGCTGACCACGCCGCTGCTGCGCGACCGGCCCGGCGGCGAGCTGCGCCCGGCGGGCTGGGACGAGGCGCTCGACCGGGTCGCCGCCGGGCTGCGGGCGGTCGCCGACCGGCACGGACCGGACGCGGTGGCGGTCTTCGGCGGCGGCGGGCTGACCAACGAGAAGGCGTACGCGCTGGGCCGCTTCGCCCGGGTGACGCTCGGCACCCGGCACGTCGACTACAACGGACGGTGGTGCATGTCGTCGGCGGCGGCGGCCGGGAACCGCGCCTTCGGCGTGGACCGCGGGCTCCCGTTCCCGCTCGCCGACCTGGGCCGGGCGGACACGCTGCTGCTGGTCGGCGCGAATCCGGCCGAGACCATGCCGCCGCTCATGCGTCACGTCACCGACCTGCGTGAACGCGGCGGCCGGCTGATCGTGGTCGACCCGCGCGCCACGGCCACCGCCCGGCAGGCCGACCTGCACCTGCAACCGCTGCCCGGCACCGACCTGGCGGTGGCGAACGCGCTGCTGCACATCGCGCTCACCGAGGGCCACGTCGACCGGGCGTACGTGGCGGCCCGGACCACCGGCTTCGACGAGGTCCGGCGCACGGTGGCCGGCTACTGGCCGGCGGCGGTGGAACGCCTCTCCGGCGTACCGGTGGCCGATCTGGAGGCCACCGCCCGCGCGCTGGCCGGCGCGGAGCGGGCGATCATCCTCACCGCGCGGGGCGCCGAACAGCATGCCAAGGGCGTGGACACGGTCACCGCCTTCGTCAACCTGGCGCTCGCCCTGGGCCTGCCCGGCCGGCCCGGCTCCGGCTACGGCTGCCTGACCGGGCAGGGCAACGGGCAGGGCGGCCGGGAACACGGGCAGAAGGCCGACCAGCTTCCCGGCTACCGCCGGATCGACGACCCGGCCGCCCGGGAGCACGTCGCCGGGGTGTGGGGCGTCGACCCGGCGACGCTGCCCGGGCCGGGCGTGCCCGCCTACCAACTGCTCGACTCGCTCGGCACCGACGCCGGGGCGCGGGCGCTGCTGGTGTTCGGCTCGAACCCGGTGGTCTCCGCGCCGCGCGCGGCCCGGATCGAGTCCCGGCTGCGCGACCTGGACCTGCTGGTGGTCGCCGACTTCCTCCGCTCGGAGACCGCCGAGCTGGCCGACGTGGTGCTGCCGGTGGCGCAGTGGGCCGAGGAGGACGGCACGATGACCAACCTGGAGGGTCGGGTGCTGCGCCGGCGCGCGCTGCGGCAACCGCCCGCCGGTGTCCGTACCGACCTGGAGGTCCTCTCCGCGCTCGCCGGCCGCCTCACCGGCGCGCCGCTGCCGACCGACCCGCGCGAGGTGTTCGAGGAGCTGCGGCGGGCCTCGGCCGGCGGCCCGGCCGACTACGCCGGCATCACCTGGGACCGGATCGACGCCGACACCGGCGTCTTCTGGCCCTGCCCGGACCCGGACGGGCCGGACCGCCCCCGGCTCTTCGCCGACCGGTTCCCCACCCCGGACGGCCGCGCGCGCTTCCACCCGGTCACCCATCGCCCGGCCGCCGAGCCGGTCTGCGCCGACTACCCGCTGCACTTCACCACCGGCCGGGTGCTCGCGCACTACCAGTCCGGCGCGCAGACCCGGCGGGTGGCGGCGCTGCGCCGCGCCGCGCCGGAGGGCTTCGTCGAACTGCACCCCGACCTGGCCGCGCGGCTCGGCGTCACCGAGGGGACGCCGGTGCGGGTGGTCTCCCGCCGGGGCGAGCTGCGGGCGCCGGCCCGGCTCAGCCCGACGATCCGGCCGGACACCGTCTTCGCGCCGTTCCACTGGCCCGGCGCGGCCCGGGCCAACTCGGTCACCAACGACGCCGTCGACCCGGTCTCCGGGATGCCGGAGTTCAAGGTCTGCGCGGTCCGGGTGGAGCCGGCATGA
- a CDS encoding class I SAM-dependent methyltransferase, translating into MSVTDAFDAVAGTYDEARRRLVPCFDAFYGTAVQVAAPPLRAALAAGRTPEVLDLGAGTGLLSLLLSAAVPGVRLTLVDGAPGMLAVAAGHLAARGVPHRTVHADLADPLPAGRYDAVVSALAVHHLDDDGKRALYRRAADALAPGGVFVNAEQVAGPTPALDRRYDEVWTARITELGSGAEEIAASRERMRYDRPATVADQCRWLGEAGLADVDCFFKEWRFAVFGGHRPR; encoded by the coding sequence ATGAGCGTGACGGATGCGTTCGACGCCGTCGCCGGCACCTACGACGAGGCCCGGCGCCGGCTCGTGCCCTGCTTCGACGCCTTCTACGGCACCGCCGTCCAGGTGGCCGCGCCGCCACTGCGGGCGGCGCTCGCCGCCGGGCGTACCCCCGAGGTGCTGGACCTGGGCGCGGGCACCGGCCTGCTCTCCCTGCTGCTGTCCGCGGCCGTCCCGGGCGTCCGGCTGACGCTCGTCGACGGCGCCCCCGGCATGCTGGCGGTGGCCGCCGGACACCTGGCCGCCCGGGGCGTGCCGCACCGCACGGTCCACGCCGACCTCGCCGACCCCTTGCCCGCCGGCCGGTACGACGCGGTGGTCTCCGCGCTGGCCGTGCACCACCTGGACGACGACGGCAAGCGGGCGCTCTACCGACGGGCCGCCGACGCGCTGGCCCCCGGCGGGGTGTTCGTCAACGCCGAGCAGGTCGCCGGCCCGACCCCGGCGCTCGACCGACGCTACGACGAGGTGTGGACGGCCCGGATCACCGAGCTGGGCTCGGGCGCCGAGGAGATCGCCGCCTCCCGGGAGCGGATGCGCTACGACCGCCCGGCCACGGTCGCCGACCAGTGCCGCTGGCTCGGCGAGGCCGGACTGGCCGACGTCGACTGCTTCTTCAAGGAGTGGCGCTTCGCGGTCTTCGGCGGCCACCGTCCGCGGTGA
- a CDS encoding DUF6364 family protein, giving the protein MTAKVTLSFSDETIEEARRFAKREGLSLSAWMDRAAREKALREVFTAHADAVGRAGLDLESAALADAQEAGMVHDALFGGGRPRAA; this is encoded by the coding sequence ATGACCGCCAAGGTGACACTGTCGTTCTCCGACGAGACGATCGAGGAGGCGCGCCGGTTCGCCAAGCGGGAAGGGCTCTCCCTCTCCGCCTGGATGGACCGGGCCGCCCGGGAGAAGGCGCTGCGCGAGGTGTTCACCGCACACGCCGACGCGGTCGGCCGCGCCGGCCTGGACCTGGAATCCGCCGCCCTGGCCGACGCCCAGGAGGCCGGCATGGTCCACGACGCCCTGTTCGGCGGTGGGCGCCCGCGTGCTGCGTAG
- a CDS encoding type II toxin-antitoxin system PemK/MazF family toxin, with amino-acid sequence MGARVLRRGEVWRISGARERYGLVISSDVYNSTDVPIVIVAEVVEESLLRDSPLAVRMGGFVVMPDRLSSPMKKWFTECVDVADTATMQRVARALRILQEL; translated from the coding sequence GTGGGCGCCCGCGTGCTGCGTAGGGGAGAGGTCTGGCGCATCTCCGGCGCCCGGGAACGGTACGGCCTGGTCATCAGCTCCGACGTCTACAACTCCACCGACGTGCCGATCGTGATCGTGGCCGAGGTGGTCGAGGAGTCGCTGTTGCGCGACTCCCCGCTCGCCGTGCGGATGGGCGGTTTCGTGGTGATGCCCGACCGGCTCTCCTCGCCGATGAAGAAGTGGTTCACCGAGTGCGTGGACGTGGCGGACACCGCGACCATGCAGCGGGTCGCCCGCGCGCTGCGGATCCTCCAGGAGCTGTGA